TTTATAAAACCTAGAAAAAAGTAGAATAATTTCTCTGTTCCAATATTTCCACTATTTAAAATCTGACTATAGGATTCACCTAAATTATCATATGCCAAGTAAAAAACCAAAGTTAATTTCAATAGATTCTTTAATAAATTAAATAATACCTTTTTTGAAAATATATTTTTAAACCCACTTATTGGATTAATTCTGTTAAAATCAGGTTTTATAGATTCCGATGTTGCCATAAAACCAGTTTGTACTATACTTACTACGTATCCAATTACCATTGCAATTAAAGCAAAGGGTAAAACTATTAGTAATCCATCAATTAAGTTATTAACGAATATATTTCTTAAAAAACTGTGATTTATCTCTACACTATAATTTCTACTCAATGAATTTCTTACAAAAGCAATACCATTTTTAAATATATATCCTCCTAATACCCCGCCTAACATAGTAAATACCATTAAAGATACTGCCGGGCTTAAGTCTGGACTCTTAGGAACCTGTCCTTTCTTCTTGGCATCCCTAATCCGTTTGGGGGTGGCCTCTTCAGTTTTTGACTCTTTATCTGACATTTAACCACCTACCTTCTCTCCCTCTGTCATCTCGACTCCACTATCATTTTGTCATCTCGAGCGTAGTTGAGAGATCTCCGGGTTTAAAATAAATTCATCATTCCTACTAGATACTCAGGAATAAGTCCAATAATACTTCCCATTTTGTTTAAAAGCCAACTCAAACTCATCAAAACTGCTAAAAAGCTTGCAGCTGCTTTAATTGGCATACCCAACATCAAAACATTTATTTGTGGTATGGTTCTGGATATAACCCCTAATACCACATCTATTACTAAAACAACTATTATTATAGGTGCTGCTAAATTTACAGCTAATTCAAATATCCTAGAAAATATACCTAGTATTGCCTCAACAGTTAGACCTTGAAATGTAATCTCTCCAAGTGGAACATATTCAAAAGACCTTATCAATGTGCTAATTACCTTATGATGCATATCTAGCAAAAAGAACACACAAATCCCTATCCAATAATAAAATCTACCATAGTGAGCTGCATTTATACCTATATTTGGATCAAAAGTCTGCGCCATTGAAAAACCAGACTGAAAGTCTACTAATTGCCCTGCAATCTCCATAGCTGCAAAAATCAAATTAGTAACATATCCCATTGCTAATCCGAAAAATGCCTCTCTCATTGATAACATTCCTAAAACCACTAGATTGTCTATAACTTCAATTTCAGGTAGTGCAAAATAAACAAATAAGGATAGGACAGATGATAAGCCAACCTTAAATGTATTTGGAAGTCCTTTAAATGAAATTGCTGGACAAATTACAATAAATGCTGTAATACGGATTAAAATTAATATATATTTATATACTTGAAATTCCATAGCTTCTCCTATGTTATATTGCCAATTAGCATTACAAGGTCTTCAGCAAATTCAACAAGGGTGTTTAACATAAAATTTCCAAATAAAATCAAAGCCAGCATTACAGACAATAGTTTAGGTACAAAACTTAGAGTTTGTTCCTGTACTTGGGTCACTGCTTGTAATATACTAATTAGTAAACCTACAACTAATGAAGTTAACAAAATCGGCATCGAAACCTTGATTATAGTTAAAAACCCACTTCTTAAAATATCCAATACCATTACCTGAGTCAAACACGATCACCTCTTATCCCTCTAACCATCAGATAAAGAAAACTTATATCAAGTGATTTTTCCTGATATTTAGTTGCACTTATCTAGGAACTATGCAATTTCCAAAATATTTAATTTTGTGAAATTGTAAGTTATCAGATAAAACTTTCAATTAAAGATTCTACTACTAAATACCATCCATCTACTAAAACAAATAAT
The DNA window shown above is from Tissierella sp. Yu-01 and carries:
- the flhB gene encoding flagellar biosynthesis protein FlhB yields the protein MSDKESKTEEATPKRIRDAKKKGQVPKSPDLSPAVSLMVFTMLGGVLGGYIFKNGIAFVRNSLSRNYSVEINHSFLRNIFVNNLIDGLLIVLPFALIAMVIGYVVSIVQTGFMATSESIKPDFNRINPISGFKNIFSKKVLFNLLKNLLKLTLVFYLAYDNLGESYSQILNSGNIGTEKLFYFFLGFIKNLITDIVVIMLILAIIDYIFQRREFKKDLRMSKQEIKDEYKEMEGNPQIKSARQQRQRQLAMSRMMADVPTSTVVVTNPTHIAVALRYETNKDNAPLVIAKGADNVANKIKEIAKENKVPIIENVQLARSMYKKVEVGEYIPVELYQAVAEILALVYQLRDKNRGKI
- the fliR gene encoding flagellar biosynthetic protein FliR, giving the protein MEFQVYKYILILIRITAFIVICPAISFKGLPNTFKVGLSSVLSLFVYFALPEIEVIDNLVVLGMLSMREAFFGLAMGYVTNLIFAAMEIAGQLVDFQSGFSMAQTFDPNIGINAAHYGRFYYWIGICVFFLLDMHHKVISTLIRSFEYVPLGEITFQGLTVEAILGIFSRIFELAVNLAAPIIIVVLVIDVVLGVISRTIPQINVLMLGMPIKAAASFLAVLMSLSWLLNKMGSIIGLIPEYLVGMMNLF
- the fliQ gene encoding flagellar biosynthesis protein FliQ, producing MTQVMVLDILRSGFLTIIKVSMPILLTSLVVGLLISILQAVTQVQEQTLSFVPKLLSVMLALILFGNFMLNTLVEFAEDLVMLIGNIT